Genomic DNA from Parambassis ranga chromosome 5, fParRan2.1, whole genome shotgun sequence:
CCAACATGGCTGAAACAAAATGATTCTCTTTGTAAACAAACTTAAAAGCACTGCAACAGATACTGGCATCTTGTTAATCCTGTCACATGTTTTGAAATGGATTATagatttgtcttttattttgctttccaAATTCCAGAAGcagaaatatttatttgacatctAACTGTACTGACACACCACTTACATTCTACTAAAGCTGATCTATACACTGAGTTGAATTTTGCATCTTCTTCTTGTCAGAATATCATTATGTATTTATAAAGTACGTCATATTTATGAGTTTATATATGAGTAGCAGAAACCCACAGCCTGTCTATGTTCATGTCAGCCAAGAAAAAGAATCTGTTGACCCCTGATATTTCTACTAATCTGTGTATTAGGATTAACCCAGTTTCTAGTGACAGCCTTACACCCCTTTGACATTCTTCCTTTGATGTGAACTCACAGGAACTGAAACTGAATTTATTCTCTGCACTGCTCTGCATCCTTTTCACACATGTGGAATCCACATGGACATTGGTGTGAAATGTGGGCactttatttcagtttttcatTGAACATTTTTATGTAGCAAATGCACTTCAATGGTAATTAGTACATTGTTTGAAAAAGGTACATAATTTGTGACAGGTTCAGTAAAtgacaaatacagaaaaaagcAACAGGACAAGCAACTATACTGTCAGATAATTCCACTACATCAACCTAACTCTAATAACTGTGATGGCTGCCAATAGCCACCGATGGTGACGCTGATCAATGCAAAGCATTGCACAATACAGTGTCTTCACTAGCAATGCAAAAACATTCAAtacagcagcataaaaagtTATGCTATGAAAGGTAACGATTAGATAAGTGTGAAGCTGGCAACAAAAGAACGCATGGTGTTTTCAAGGTGTTCAAATGAATGGAAACAATCAATAATGTCTGTTAAAAACACTTCATGGATCAATACTAAAAAATCCTTAACAGCACTATATGCAGTAAGAAGGGCTGACTCaacacaaatcatttttttcgCTGGTACACTTCCTCCAAATCAAGCTTCGGTTTTTCACAATATCATGACAATGAAATATTTCGACACATAAACTCTGTGGCAAATATGCAGCAAGCTTTGTCGCTCATGAAAAATGTGCCGCTTCTCTGACCTCAAGAGGTCCGACATGCGCCATCAGTACTTGatgttttaaaaagaaagagacTCAAAGCAAACGGATTGTTATTGGAGtcgtgcgtgcatgtgtgttaaaACAAGTGACGCAGACGTGATGATTCACAGTCATTTCACAATCTGAGTACTAAAGTGTGTTCTGTTACGTATGTGTATGTacaaagacagtgagtgtgtgtcagtgtttgtgtttctgtggctTTTTCTACACATTTGCCACACTGTTTtaaagtgtaaataaataacatgtgCTATTCAAACAAACCGTGAATCCACCCAACTCTAAGCCTCCCTTTTGCTGCTGATCGATTTCCTGCAACAGTATACATCAGCTGACCAAACTACATCAACAAGGCAGCATAGCACCTCAGGCAAGAGAAGTAGATTTTTCACCCACAGAAAGCCTTAGGACTCTGAGGTTTGCTTGAATGGCACAaccatattatttatttttcaccaGCAGGGGAGGCCAACTCCTGGTTGCAGGTTGGTTAAGCCAGTTTCTGGGCGGTCTCCGTCTCCTGCTGGGTGACCTtctcctcagacatgatggtcATCCATGGTGATACCGACCGGGTGATAGTCTGCTTGGCGATGTTGTAGTGGTTGATGAGGGTAAAGAGACGTCCGCGACCCCCAGGGCCCTGAGGGGGGAAGTTACCATATAGCCCAGCCGGCATGCAGCGACCTTGCTGCTCCAAAAAGAAAAGATCAAATATAGCAGAAAAAGGATGAATAGTTCAATCAGCACAGTAAAAACACCATGATTCAGAAGAGCATAATACAATTCGACAGTGATTCACAGATCAGTTCTGTGAGAAATAAGCTGTCTGGCACTAAAGCAAAAGACCACAATTTaatacaaaaaatgaaaaagaagacTTGGATACCACTTGAACCTCATTTATATAAGCGCCATGTGAATCAATTATGGTTACACATATAATTTAAttggctgagcagctgtaacagcagcagtgtcagcTGTGGGATAAGGACAACCGCTAGTTAATGAAAGAGGAACACAATAACGTCTATGATACAGTGAAGCTGTAATGCGGAatttaaaataattacattCAGGCCAAACAAATTCATCCAATGCATATTAAGCTCTGGGTGTATCTCTGTGTTCATGTATATGATTATAAATCTGGCGTATATGAGGCACATCTATAGTGCTGTATTTCTTTTAAAGTTATCCAGTAATGACTGGTTTGTTAATGAAGGGCGACACTATAGCCCATTACTATGGTGCAGTGTCCTGATAAAAActaataactaaataaaacaacagaacagaagTTCTGCACTGTAACTTCATAAATGGCATAAACCACCATCATCTATTGGTCCCTTAAGAGCAGTAAGGCTATATTAaatagattatttttttaataaaggtcaggtccacaaacacacaaaacatcacacCACATAACACAGTCATATCATCACACTTTCTAAACAATGCTATACATTTCTGTAACATTTTCAAGAACAAAGGTCTGCACAGTGTGTTTACCGTGTAAACAAAGCTGTCAGGACATGGCTGCTCATATTGGTAGACCTTGTAGACGACCaggaacaccacacacaccaggaaAGCCAGGGCACAGATCACCAGCAAGGTCACCTTAGGGAGACACAGGtaaaggaaaacacaaatgGACTTTTCATCAAAGGGAAAAAGACTATCAAAACAGATTATGATTTATTATTACCAGATAAGAATAAGGACTGAAATAAAGCTGTCCTTGAATAACACATGGTTGGATACAGTATAACAGGGCCAGTAGCAGCCAGTCAGGACTACAAGATATTCTGCATACAGTAACGGCTTGTGTGACCATCTGCATAGCCCGGCTCTCAGCTCTCAGGGGAATTATGTAACAGACACTGGTGTTTCTGGGTAGTGGGAGCAGGGTAAGATGAGGTGTGGGAGAAATCGTCTTAGATGTTAAGCCCCAAAGGTGTGCccaagttatttttttaaagcagcagtcATCATAGTAATCTGTTTGTGTGGTTATGCAGCTGCATCAGAGAAACTGTGACATAGAGAACATATAGAGTGTTTATAGAGAGGAAGTGAGAGGACATCATTCAAGGATCGCCCAGTATGTTTTAAGAGATTGTGTAACACAGTGTGTAACAGTATCATATTCTTTTCATCTGTCCTGTTAAACGCAgtttcacagcagagcagacgGTGCAACACGTACAAAGTAAAGCAACAGGAGCTTATGAAAAAGACTATCTGCGATGAAAGGCCTGCCTGCAGCATTTCAAAGTAGCGATGCGAGGATATGAGCTGTGTTCTCGGAGACAGCGGTGCACCTCTTTGCCTCTCAGATGTTTGAAAATTAAAGCTGTGTAAAGGAAGCTTGACACACCTCACAAAGACAGTTTCATCTGttgatttttaaatgtgcagggagagagagagcagagcagtctGCAAGCAGAAGAGTTTTTTAAGGAAAAATATTGTAAAGttcagctgctgtgctgtttctCTTAGACAAAACCATATGTTTCAATCAGTCTATAGGTGTGAACACATCTGCCAGAAAGGGGGCGTTAAAGGAGGTGGGAGGGATGCTGCCGTTTGGAGGCCATCGCCatggcagcagctgaattaacgAGAGTATCAGGGCGGGGTTAAGTGAATCATTGAGCATTATATCTTCCTGTGACAAGACAGAGAACACAGGACACGAAGAAGGCCTGAGCGAAGGAGAAGACACCATGGAGTAAAAGTCGTATTAGAGAGAGAATGACAGGATGGCTGTGACAAATGTCCTGAGCTACGGGGAGACGGCTGTCTGCTCTCCAACATATGCATGTGTGGGAGTGTGAGAGATATTGGAAATGGGATGATATGTAAAACACAGACGGTGACATTATTCTTACTTTGAGCCTCTCGGATACACCTTCGATGATGCTTATTGAGAACTCTGCGATTTTAGGAGATCGTAGCTTTCCCTTCTTGCTCTCACCATCATAATCTGCCTTTGTCTTCACAACCACCtggtaaaaacaacacacacaaacatcagataTGATCCTGCCTGCAAAATATCTTCATATGGAAAAAGATTCAGAGGGAGGTTTGGTGAAATTATTTACATTTCATAAAGAAGGAAAATGATGCAAATTGGATAGTTAATAAATACACCAGTCTACTCATTTTTTACTCAAAATGTAAAATCTCACCTTATCTGGTGGGGGGAACTGCAGCTGACTGGCATCTAAAGGTGTTATGAGAGGGATGGTGTCAAAGCCGTCTTCAGAGACCGCCTTCCCGTTGTTTTTTTCGCTGAAATTATTTCCCAGTTTAACCATTTTCCCTGAAACCTGAGGGGGTAAACAAACGAGCATTACCCCTCAATGAAACACAATATATATCGTTTTTAATGCCACGTGTGATGGCTATAAATCCTTCAAAGGATCACATGAAAGCAGGTGTATCATACAAAATGATGCGGGGCGCTTTGTGGGCCACGAGAATGCCCGTTAACCACAAAAAGCGCAGGAGAGGACACGAGAGGCTTCGACATAACGGTGCTAATGCAGGAGGGGTAAATATGATATATGATTTACCGCATCCAAACACTTACCAGCTCCGCCGAGTCGCGTTTGGAATCTGTGTGCGTCCCTGTGGGTGCGTTGGCTTTATTGTTCCAGCGCTGCTGTGTGTCTTAGTAAGTGTGACGCAGCCGATTTAGCGAGGAGCTGGTGCACAATATGGCCAGATGGGTCTGAGCGCCGCGTTACCTCCAAGCtgctggatgctgctgctggcgtCTGGCTGCACTGCAAGTGATGTAACGTGCTCATCACATCCATCCACGGgcgcgcgcacgcacacacacacacacacacattgagcaGTGGTAGGAAACCCAGGAACTCTGCCAAGCAGCAATAAGACAAAATGTTGTTACAGTACTGTTGATAAGGGAATCCTGGATTTAAATAGAGGGgaggttttattttaattagtgTAAATACAGACAGTGTCTGCTGTAAACAGATCTGTGTCATCAATATGCTACAACATAGCACAAAATAATAGACTTATgcagaaatgtgaaaataagCATTAACAGTCCTCATCAGATGTGCTGCTTTGGTCATATTCAAAGTGCCCAGAGACTTTCCCTGCTCCCATCGCTGGGCACTTAGTCTTAGTCTCAAGTATGATTAATAAGTATATATGTAAGTAAGTATATATTAGGCCATTGTAGCCTAGATTATTTGAATGAAATTCTACTGTACCTTCACCTCAAGTGAAGCTATTTTTATCAGCAATAAAGCATGTGACATGTGACTGTTCACAGCTTATTTTCTCTGCCCCTTATGCCCCGAAATTAATTAGCTGATGCATATTTATAAGTAGTTAACTGTAGAACAGTTGCTGAATGAATTAAAGCATGTATTAACCATAGATTTTTGCTAATCTGCTGTAGTGTGCATAGTGTGTATTCAGATTTCAGATTCCTCCACATgctacagtctgtctgtgtcggtttctctctttttttttcatagatCATCTATAGTTTCCCATGTATATGATTTGCAAACAATCATTTTATAAAGATTAACTGTCCATATGAAGTGAAAACATGTCTGGTACACTGAGTCTTCATTGCAAAAAAtctgactgtgactgtgagtCCATTAGATGCTCTTCATGCATGTTCTTACAAATGAAGCTGGCATGTGGCTGCACAATATCCAGCAGCTTGTTGCCAGGCTACAGGGTGAAATGAAGGGGGTTAGGGGAGGATGCATCAGGTCCAGCCTGTTAATACACAGTGAAAACAAGgccatgatgtcatcagagcagCCTCTTGACCGGGTGCAATGACTCCTTGTGGAGTCACAGTTTGATTCTGTATTTAAAGAATCACAATTCTCCTCTGGGACCTGAGAAGTGAGATCATGCGTTTACTGAAAGCAAATACAGTGAAGTGAGAAAGTGGCTGGTCAGTGACACGGCGTATTGCACAACATGAACTGAAGAGAGCTGACACAGGCCCCTTTCAGTTCAGTTAATGTGTTGATCAGTCATAATCACAAATGGCATCATTCACAAATTCCTGCCATCCACCCTAATGCTTATTTGATCTACTTCATCAGCTTTAATTACACAAAAAGGGTTTCTGTTAGATCTCATCATTTTCCATAGAGATATCATCACTCTGTGACTGGCAGCAGGGTATGTTGCAGTGAAGCTGTGCTGCATATGTAGTCAGTGCCTCAGCTGAGGAGTAGTAGTCCACCTCTGCAGGAAGCAGCTCCAGTGAGATTAGAAAAATGTCAAATCtcagcaggctgctgcaggtGCTGATTCTGATATAACGATGTAAGATGAAAGTGAAGAAttcagtagcagcagcagtgggtgGTGGTGtagcaggagctgctgcagctgctttctcATGAACAAACACTAGAGGGAGACACCTGCTCATTGATACTATGTGCTTATTGCTAGATTATGATCATCATGATCCTCTACAAAACTGGTTCCATTATACGACACTGTTTTTTCTGTAATGATGTAGTGTAGGGGCTACAGCTGTTTCATGGTGAGTGAACAAatgtctccttttctttttctgtataCTGCTCCTTTAAATTTCATTTGGGCTATTTCACAGTATTACATATTGTGTCTTTAAAAGTAAATTGTACTGGTTATGGTAAATTGTAATAGGTTAAtgaaaaaacagcttttagaTCATTTAGTAAAACACAGCAACTCTATTACAAAAACACCCTGCCTGAAATCCATTTAAAATTCCACCTAATTACATTTATTAACATCAAACTAAAACACCACCACATTATCGTTATCATTAAGTAAAGGCCAATAAGGGTTATTGGTATATATGGACCAGAATTATAGAGATTAATAAACCTGCATCACAAACTGCTTGTTAATTATAgtgtattgtatattttattattaatctgAAATAACCAGTGACTGAAGTTATTGCCTCTGAACTGTAGGGGAGTGTGACTAAACCTTATATAGCACTGAAACTGCTGTGTCTTTAAAACCCACTCTGCTCTTGGCCGCCTGCCCAGAAAGTTTATTTCCCATTTCCCATCCAGCCACATGGACAGAGCTCCACcatgcagagagagaacacaaaTGTTCACTCAGAGAGcggcaccagcagcagcagcagcagcagcagcacacaggacGTGTATCTCTGTTCGAGGACTTTTACCTCCACTGCATCCTGAAGAACTTAAAAACCTCCCAGAAATCAGTCACAGCCTGTTGGAGAAGTGAGGTATGAATTACACTACAAGGGTGGCAGCTTTCTGCCAGCCTGTCAGGTGCACCGTTGTTGTGTTCTTCTTATTACGCACTGTGAGTACAATGTGTGTTGGTGCTTTCTGGTATTTCTCTGCTGACTCCTGGACAGTGTGTCAGATGACGCAGTGAATGTGCTGTGCCTGCTTTAAAGCTCCTTTCTGCCATGTGGGACCTATTGTCTTATTGTATGAATACAAAGCCTCTTTTCACAAATCTATAATTCCACTCACTGCTCAGCCCAGCACTTTGTGGTGATGTGTGACGCTGCTTGCTAATACTTCTCTTGTAAAAAGTGCAggttttttaaagtttgcatgtgttagattttttttttgcctttgagtataaattaaatttaataGATTTGAGATTAGGTAAAGttctcccagcagcagcagccaggctgTCTAAACAggatacacattcacacacagagactgatgCTCTGGTTGAATGATCAGGTTAGGGCAGCACCACCATCAGCCATGATGACCTACTGTAGTAAGCTGTTTTCTGTAAACTGCCTGGTTTGTTGTTGTGAACAGCAATCACAGAGGCTGCCTCATGTGAGCGAGTTTCTGGAGGATTTTCTGGGAATATGAGGTCACTGGGAGGCACACCCAGAGGCCCCGGCTGTGAGCAGGAAAGGCCAGGGGTGGAAGACATTCAACAGTGGCTTTGACTGAGTCACttgttgggaggaagctgcagctgtgttggaATTTCCATTTGCAGCTTGGAGCACAAGAATTCTGGTCAAACATCACAGAAAGTGTATCGATGAGGTTACATGAAATTATCATTTTGCTAAGCATTTCAGGGTTTCAAGTGTAATCTTGTTCACTTGGCATGAAAAGCCTAATTTTGGAAGGCTTCATAAGTAAACATCATATTGATGTTGGAATGTGGCTGGAATGAGGCTTATTTCCTCTCTGCCAAATGAAATGAAGCTggttgaccccccccccccccccacccccaccccacttcCTGACCTGCTCTATCCTCATCTCACATTGAACAAGCAGAATCTTTTTTAAGTCACAATCTGGTTTTAGCTCTGTTATTTGGAAAGGTTCAGATTTAGCAGTGTAGACACACTTGGTCGACCAAGGCggatgtggagaggaggggggtgtTGAGTCAACACGGTAGTGTGTCTCCGACTTGTCACTTCTGCTCTCATGCCTCTCAATGGACGCATACTGAGATTGCGATAACACAGATTAGGAAGGCAGTGGTGACCTggctaaaatgaaatgaaagtgaGTTAAGTCTGGCTGGTTGGGGGTGAGTTCTGATCAAAGAGCGAGAAAGCTCTAAAATTGTTCTTATGAAGACACAGAGGAATATGAGCAGACTGCCATACAAAGGAGCTCAAAGGCATCAAAGCAatttcaaggaaaaaaaagccgCCCGAACAATTAAAAACACACGTTTGTCATGCTTCATGAAAATTTATGCAGGTTATTTTACATACTGTATTTTCCTTTCTCAATTTTACAATTTTCCTGGCTATAGAAACACAACTCATATATGTTGGCtattgtctttattttattataatacaCACTAGGTTTTCATATGTGTCTGAGTTGATGGAATTTTTATATTCACTTCTATTTTGATTCACTTATTGCACAGCACTCAGCAAGCTTTAAACACAGATTTACTGTTCTGTTTAATAAAATGAGTGACGTGCTCGTCTTGGAACCGTCCACTTTACATTGCCGTGACTAATGTTTACAGCACAGCCTATGAAAGAGAGCCCCTGAAATAAAACCTAgacttgatgatgatgatgcaggtGCTATTATTTCTGAGAAACACTGCAATTGAATAACATTGTTAACTCAGTACTgatctgagacacacaaacttTCACTTCCCTACACTGTAACAATTCACTTAGATGAGTGTAGCACAATGTGTGGTGTGAAAGACGGGTTGACATTTCCGTCCTCCTTGACCTTTAACCTGCGTACAGCTCTGGGCAGGACTTGATGAAAAAACAAGGCGTCTTTATGTGAGTGTGAAGATGTTGCAGTTGGTTCGATCTTTCAGAGATCTCATCACAACTGTAGCTTCTTTAGTTCTAACACATTAACCAACTTTTTCCttgttttgcacatttttctAAAAATGTATCCCAAAATAGCTTCTTGTCCTTTTTTATCTCGCTTCTCAATCTCCAGTGATTGTGAAGTAGATTTACTTTATTGCATTTttgaagagtaaaaaaaaattaatgtcACTAAAACCTGATACAGTTTGAGCTCCAGCCTGGAACTTGTTTGCACTTGCATGTGACAATTCAAGCAAAGACTGTTGCCTCTGGAATGATCACAGTTCTTCACTGTGAGATCTGTGTTTATAAAACACTACAGCTAACCAGATCAGACAAATTGATCATTGCCACATAAAAGTTAAATCAGCATTTTTCTCCAACAGTACTAAGAATCACTTCACATGTTTTACATAATAAGTTATGAGTATGAATAGCCTGCACTTGAATGAACAGTAGCCCTGTTTTACTCTGAATGCATCTTGCAGAAACTGGTCAAGCCAGATCTTTCAATAGCCTTGAGCCACATCCCATTTTATCTCATGACTCACAATACAGTATCTTTTTTTTATGGTTGAGACACTCTACCCAAAACAAGCGGGCAACAGCGGACACAAGATGTTATCTTCTAAATGCAGTGTTTGACACTTGGGAGGTGCGGTTGAGGGAGGAGACTTGTGAGAATAGCCGAGCAGCGGAGGGAGGACCcacctgtcaaaaaaaaaatcggacAGTCTGCTGTGCTGTCGCAGAGGAGTATGCTAT
This window encodes:
- the LOC114436488 gene encoding neuronal vesicle trafficking-associated protein 1-like; translated protein: MVKLGNNFSEKNNGKAVSEDGFDTIPLITPLDASQLQFPPPDKVVVKTKADYDGESKKGKLRSPKIAEFSISIIEGVSERLKVTLLVICALAFLVCVVFLVVYKVYQYEQPCPDSFVYTQGRCMPAGLYGNFPPQGPGGRGRLFTLINHYNIAKQTITRSVSPWMTIMSEEKVTQQETETAQKLA